The genomic segment TCCTTCTCCATAGTCATCCAAAAATACCCAGCTCTTTACATCTGTCTTGCCATCATGTGTCCGTTTGCATAGGTGGTGCAAATTCCTCCATGCACTTCATACAAGGCTTTATTGGCTTCTGATATGTCCAGACACCTTAATAAAGTCCCATCAAATGACCTTTTGTATAAGATTTCTCCATCTATAAAGTATTCTATTGCCATTCTTCTTAGAGTCTTCTTATCTGTCTTTGAAGCTTCAGAAGGATATTCCCGATATTGGATGAATCTTTTTATATCTGCATACCAAGGATTGCCATCCACTTCTTCTTCTATTAAACAACAATGAGCAGGAGAACTTCTGATATCAATGCCTATAGGATGTACTCTGATACCACAATCAATCGTGGCCATAGAGGCCAAGGTTGCCAAAGCATCCACAAACTGATTCTTATCCCTTCCTAAATGATTGAACTCTATCTTTTCAAAGTTTTCAGCCAATTTGGAgatatattcttgatatgatttcaatttctcatcttttgttTGCCATTCCCCCTTTGTCTAACAGATTATCAACATAGAGTCTCCATATACCTCTAATTTCCCTATCTTCAGTTCCAATGCAGCTTCTAATCCATGAATGTAAGCCTCATATTCAGCTGTGTTGTTCGTGCAACTAAACTACAGTTTAATGGAGATGGGATATTGTTTTCCTTCTGGAGAAATTATTACAGCACCAGCTCCATTACCATACACATTCACCgcaccatcaaagtacatgGTCCACCAATCTCTTTCTATTACCAACACatcttcatcagggaagtcaAAATTTAATGGCTCATAGTCTTCAATGGTGTTATCAGCTAAATGATCTgcgattgcacttcctttcatggattttcttgttttgtagaTGATATCATATTCAGCCAACAACACTTGCCATCTGGCCAGCCTATTTGACATATATggcttttcaaaaatatatttcagaGGATCTATctttgaaattaaccaagtggtATAATATAGCATATACTGTCGGAGCCTTTTCACACTCCATACCAAACCACAACACAGCTTCTCAATCATACTGTAATGAGATtcac from the Populus nigra chromosome 1, ddPopNigr1.1, whole genome shotgun sequence genome contains:
- the LOC133671224 gene encoding uncharacterized protein LOC133671224, producing the protein MSAPKTEKEVRSFLGSLNYIARFILQLTVTCEPIFRLLRKKNPGVWDEDCQEAFDKIKQYMQKPPLLVPPVPGKPLILYLTVTESAMGCVLGQHDESGRKEQAIYYLSKKFTECESHYSMIEKLCCGLVWSVKRLRQYMLYYTTWLISKIDPLKYIFEKPYMSNRLARWQVLLAEYDIIYKTRKSMKGSAIADHLADNTIEDYEPLNFDFPDEDVLVIERDWWTMYFDGAVNVYGNGAGATKGEWQTKDEKLKSYQEYISKLAENFEKIEFNHLGRDKNQFVDALATLASMATIDCGIRVHPIGIDIRSSPAHCCLIEEEVDGNPWYADIKRFIQYREYPSEASKTDKKTLRRMAIEYFIDGEILYKRSFDGTLLRCLDISEANKALYEVHGGICTTYANGHMMVYSDKINAPPLPLFNMVSPWPFVMWGIDVVGPINPKASNGRRFILVAIDYFTKWVEACSYAHVTQKVVKQFIEREGMEWLPYALYAYRIAVRMSTGATPYSLVYGMEAVMSLEVEVPSLRVLMKSELEEAKWAKIRYEQLNMISEKRLAAICHHQLYQNRIARAYDRKVRPREFK